One region of Pygocentrus nattereri isolate fPygNat1 chromosome 14, fPygNat1.pri, whole genome shotgun sequence genomic DNA includes:
- the tbl3 gene encoding transducin beta-like protein 3, with translation MAGNTLRFKTNYAVSSKIEPFYKGGKVQISRDEKYIFCTCGPRVNVLQISDGKIVHSIEQDDQEDITSFSLSPDDEILVTASRALLLKQWDWKQEKCTRSWRAIHNVPVASMTFDSTSTLLATGGCDGTIKLWDIVKQYCTHNLKGSSGVVHLVEFHPDISLLQLFSSSLDCAIRIWDLRTSKCICVLESHYSAVTSLAFSPDGHTLISSGRDKICTVWDLVQRKEKRTVPVYEAVEGVVILSANEDYSQLGVKSKDLHFITAGSKGVLRVWESSTARCVFTQTLPSAPVSSPEQTDGDPLSLVYCLPLPLSNRLATITAEHNILLYQLPLLSVQQQFVGYSDDILDVRFLGKEDTHIVVATNSSQLKVFELATSSCQILYGHTDTVLSLDVFRKLSMFASCAKDKSLRVWRMDPETGHVHCVAQGHGHSNAVGSISCSRLKKAFLASGSQDCTIKVWDLPDDLPAVGEEPAQLVTRITEKAHDKDVNSVAISPNDKVLASGSQDRTAKLWSLTDMSLLGVFRGHRRGIWCVQFSPVDQVLATASADGSVKLWGLHDFSCLKTFEGHDASVLKIIFVSRGTQLVSGGSDGLVKLWTIKTNECVKTFDAHQDKVWALHGSSKDDLMVTGSADSNIAIWKDISEEELVELQAKQEDQILKKQELSNLLHEKKYLKALGIAISLDQPHTVLKVIKEIRQDEEGPQQLEKTLLRLRQDQKESVLRYCAVWNTNARSCLDAQAVLQVLLTHLSPDDLLQFQGARTHLEGLIPYTERHVQRITRLLQSSMFLDYMWQKMRVTGAKDSGELQGEEMDASPQGIFILDKQSEQANTTHAAQQQEEEKDDDDDDDDENKAPDSDEEEEEESISTSKSANRQAGKAVGTNGVENRGRISSEESSDEEDVMEISTSKSTVPTPCVMTDAR, from the exons ATGGCTGGCAACACCCTGCGGTTCAAAACGAA CTATGCTGTCTCGAGTAAAATCGAGCCCTTCTACAAGGGAGGGAAAGTACAG ATAAGTCGTGATGAAAAGTACATCTTCTGCACCTGTGGACCACGAGTCAACGTGTTGCAAATTTCTGATggcaaaattgttcacagtattGAGCAG GATGACCAAGAGGATATCACCTCGTTTTCCCTCAGTCCTGATGATGAG ATTCTGGTCACTGCCAGCAGGGCTCTGCTGCTAAAGCAGTGGGACTGGAAGCAGGAGAAGTGCACACGCTCTTGGAGGGCCATTCACAATGTGCCTGTGGCCAGCATGACTTTCGACAGTACCTCTACTCTGCTAGCTACAG GGGGTTGTGATGGCACTATAAAGCTGTGGGATATAGTGAAACAGTACTGCACACACAATCTGAAAGGCTCGTCGGGTGTTGTCCA TTTGGTTGAGTTCCATCCAGACATCAGCCTGCTGCagcttttctcctcctctctggaCTGTGCCATTCGCATTTGGGACCTGCGCACCAGCAAGTGCATCTGTGTGCTGGAGAGCCACTACAGCGCTGTCACCTCCTTGGCCTTTTCCCCTGATGGCCACACTTTGATCAG CTCTGGACGTGACAAAATCTGCACAGTATGGGACCTGGtacagaggaaagaaaagaggacTGTGCCTGTCTATGAG GCTGTGGAGGGAGTGGTAATTCTCTCTGCAAATGAGGACTACTCTCAGCTTGGGGTGAAAAGTAAAGACCTGCACTTTATCACTGCTGGCAGTAAAG GTGTGCTCCGGGTGTGGGAGTCGAGCACAGCACGCTGTGTGTTCACACAAACACTGCCCAGTGCTCCAGTGTCCAGCCCGGAGCAGACTGATGGAGACCCGCTCAGCCTGGTCTACTGCCTGCCCCTGCCTCTGTCCAACCGTCTGGCTACCATCACTGCTGAACACAACATTCTGCTGTACCAACTGCCCTTGCTGAGTGTGCAGCAGCAG TTTGTGGGCTACAGTGATGACATCCTGGATGTGAGGTTCCTGGGGAAAGAGGACACTCATATTGTAGTGGCCACTAACAGCTCACAGCTCAAGGTGTTCGAGCTGGCCACCAGCAGCTGTCAAATTCTGTATGGGCACACAG acACTGTCTTGTCTCTAGATGTGTTCAGAAAACTTTCCATGTTTGCAAGCTGTGCCAAG GATAAGTCTCTTCGAGTGTGGAGGATGGACCCCGAGACTGGTCATGTACACTGTGTGGCTCAGGGACATGGCCACTCCAATGCCGTGGGCTCCATTTCCTGTTCCAG GTTAAAGAAGGCCTTCCTGGCATCAGGCAGTCAGGACTGCACTATTAAAGTATGGGATCTTCCTGATGATCTTCCTGCTGTGGGCGAAGAACCAGCCCAGCTTGTTACACGGATCACTGAGAAAGCCCACGACAAG GATGTGAACAGCGTTGCCATCTCACCCAATGATAAAGTCCTGGCATCTGGCTCTCAGGATCGCACAGCTAAGCTGTGGTCCCTGACAGATATGAGTCTGCTTGGAGTTTTCCGGGGACACCGCCGAGGCATCTGGTGTGTCCAGTTCTCCCCTGTGGACCAAGTCTTGGCCACTGCCTCTGCTGATGGCTCAGTCAAGCTGTGGGGCTTACACGACTTCAGTTGCCTAAAG ACCTTTGAAGGACATGATGCATCCGTGCTAAAGATCATTTTTGTCAGTCGAGGAACGCAGCTAGTTTCTGG TGGATCTGATGGCCTGGTGAAGCTGTGGACTATTAAGACCAATGAGTGCGTTAAAACCTTTGATGCTCACCAGGATAAAGTGTGGGCTCTTCATGGCAGCAGCAAAGATGATCTGATGGTAACTGGATCTGCTGACTCCAACATCGCGATCTGGAAG GACATCTCAGAGGAGGAGCTAGTAGAGTTGCAGGCGAAGCAGGAGGACCAGATCTTAAA GAAGCAGGAGTTGTCCAATCTGCTTCATGAGAAGAAATACCTGAAGGCTCTGGGTATCGCCATCTCTCTGGACCAGCCTCACACTGTCCTCAAAGTAATCAAAG AAATCCGGCAGGATGAGGAGGGTCCGCAACAGCTGGAGAAGACTCTGCTTAGGCTCCGGCAGGACCAGAAAG AGTCTGTGTTGCGATACTGTGCTGTGTGGAACACAAATGCTCGAAGCTGTCTGGATGCTCAAGCAGTGCTGCAGGTCCTGCTGACCCACCTGAGCCCTGATGATCTACTCCAGTTTCAGGGAGCGCGTACTCATCTGGAGGGCCTCATCCCTTACactg AGAGACACGTGCAGAGGATCACCCGTCTGCTCCAATCCTCAATGTTCTTGGATTACATGTGGCAGAAAATGCGAGTCACTGGAGCCAAAGACAG TGGGGAGCTACAAGGGGAAGAGATGGACGCCAGTCCTCAGGGCATATTTATATTAGACAAGCAGTCTGAGCAGGCGAACACTACCCATGCAGCCCAACAgcaggaagaagaaaaagatgatgatgatgatgatgatgatgaaaacaAAGCACCAGACAgtgatgaagaagaggaagaggagagcaTCAGTACCTCCAAAAGTGCAAATAGGCAGGCGGGGAAAGCGGTAGGGACAAACGGGGTTGAAAACAGGGGCCGCATTTCCAGTGAAGAGAGCTCAGACGAGGAAGATGTCATGGAAATTTCTACCTCCAAGTCTACCGTCCCCACCCCCTGCGTAATGACCGATGCCAGGTGA